The segment CGAACTGGGATCCCTACGGCAACCTCAACCAGATCGACGCCGCGTTGGTGGTCGAGGACGCGGGAGCCCAGCCGGCCAGCGGCCCCGAATTGCAGGCAGGCCAGAAGGTAGCCGACAGCCTCGTGGAAAGCCACGTCTTCAACTGGCAGCGGGTGACCACCACGGCCGAAGCCGACGCCGGCGTTGAATCGGGCAAGTACGCCTTCGCCCTGAAGATCCCGAAGGACTTTTCCGCCAACCTGGTCTCGCCGGGCAGCTTCGACGCCGCCAACCAGGCAATGCTCAACGTCACCACCAACGACGCCAACAACTACCTCCTCAGCACCATCGTGGACAAGCTCACCACCGCGGTGCACTCCACCGTGGCCAAGGAAGTGGGAGAGGAAACTGCCAACCAGCTCCTCACAGGCTTCGGCACCATCCACGCCTCCATCGTCAAGGCATCCGACGGCGCGGCCCAGCTCGCGGACGGCGTCGGCAAACTCAGTGACGGTGCCGCCACCCTCCACGACGGGACCAGCCAACTCAGCAGCGGCGCGTCCGGGCTCCTGGCGGGCCAAAGCCGACTGCGCGACGGAGCGAACCAGCTCAACGACGGCGCCGGGCAGCTCAGCACTGGACTCACAGAACTGAAGAACAAAACCGCGTCCCTCCCGGCAGACTCCCAAAAGCTCGCCGACGGCGCAGCTCAAGTAGCCGCCGGAAACGCGCAGCTTAATGCGAAGGTCCAGGACGTCGTCGGGCAGCTTTCCGCGTTCGACGCCGGAGCCCGGGACCGCGTGGTGGCCTCCAACGGGCGGCTCGTGTCCGCGGGAGTCATCACGCAAGACCAGGCCAACAAGATCCTGGCGGACTTCGACACTGCCGCCGCTTCCAGCCAAGTCACGGATGCCAAGGCCAAGATTTCGGCCGATGCCGCCCAGATCCAGCAGCTCTCCGACGGATCAGCCGCAGTCAGCGCGGGCGCCGCCAAACTCGCGGGCGCCACGCCTGCCCTGACCGGTGCCATCGGCCAGGCCTCGGCCGGCGCGGACCAGCTCAGCTCGGGCGCTGCGGCCCTGGCGGCAGGCGAACAGTCTGCTGTCAACGGCACGGCTTCCCTCGCTGACGGTGCGGCCAAGCTCGACGACGGCGCGGCGCAACTTGCGAGCGGCGCCGCCACGGCCGCAGACGGATCCCGCACCTTGGCGAGCGAGTTGGCGAAGGGCGCAGGCAAGGTCCCGAACCCGAACGACGCCCAAAAGAGCGAGGTGTCCAAGGTGATCGCGGATCCGGTCGCGGTCAACAACGTTTCCCAAGCCAAGGCCGGATCGTACGGCGCCGGCCTGGCCCCGTTCTTCCTGACACTCTCGCTCTGGATCGGCGTGTTCATGCTCGTCCAAGCGATGCGCCCCATCACCCAGCGGGCCCTGGCGTCGAACGCTCCGTCGTGGAAGATCGCCGTCGGTGGCTGGCTCCCCTTCTTTGTGGTCTCCGTGCTGCAGGCCAGCATCCTCACCCTCGTAGTGGACTTGGGGCTGGGCCTCAACGCGGCACACCCGGTGTGGATGTGGTTGTTCATGCTGGCCGCCGTCATGGCGTTCACGGCCCTCATCCAAGGCATCGTGGCTTTGCTGGGGACTCCTGGAAAGTTCGTGGTGTTGATCCTGCTGGTCCTGCAGTTGGTGTCCTCCGGTGGAACGTTCCCGTGGCAAACGACTCCGATGCCGTTGCACGTGGTCCACGAGATCATGCCGATGGGCTACGTGGTAACGGGCATGCGGCACTTGATCTACGGCGGCGAGCTGTCGATGATCTGGCCGATAGTCCTGGGCCTGTGTGGCTACACTGTGCTGGGAGCCGCGCTTTCCACGCTGGCCGTCCGAAAGCACAAGTTCTGGACCCTCAAGACCCTGAAGCCGGAGATCGCAGTATGAGCATGCAAGAGCCTGCGACGCAGGCCATCGAGGGCCCGGACGGCCCGGGTCCAGAGACTCCGGAAAAGAAGCTCCGTCCAGCCCGCACCAACGCGAGCAAACAGCGCCTCTTCGACGCTTCGATGGAACTGATCGGCGAGCGCGGCGCGGCAGGCGTCACGGTGGACGAGATCGCAGCCGCAGCCGGCGTGTCCAAGGGAACGGTCTACTACAACTTCGGCAGCAAGGCCGATCTGATCGCCCAGTTGCTGCGCCACGGCGTCGACATCATGCTCGGCCGGCTCCAAACCATCGAGGGACTGCACGCCGATCCGCTCGAGGCCATGGAAGCCATGCTTGGCCAAGCCATGGACTTCATGGACGACTACCCGTCCTTCGCGCGGCTCTGGATCAGCGAAAACTGGCGGACGCCCAGCGAATGGGGCAGCCTCTTCGTCGAACTCCGTAGCGAGTTGTTGGCAGTGATCGGCGCCGCGATCGAGAAGGTGGCCAGCGAATACACCGTGGATACGGGCATTGCCCGCGGCAGCCTCGAAGCGGCAATGTTCGGTGCGATCTTCGTTGTGGGCCTGGACCGGCAAACGTACAACCCGGAACGTACCCGGGAGCAAAGTGTCGCAGCCATCATGACCATGATGCGGGGCTACGTCCTGCGGTAACGGTATGGCAACTGCGGCGTCGTACGGGCGTGGCGATTCCGCCCGGTCGGGGATGATGGTTTCCATGCGCCTGGGGAACAGTGGAAAGCTTGCGATCATCTCTGCTGTAGTGTCGGCTGGCTTGCTGGTGTTGCTCGCGATCACCCTGGAGGAAACCGTGATGTACACGTTCCTCGCGGTCTTGGCGATCGGCTACCTTGCGTGCGTCGCGGAAGTCTTCGCGCGGCGACGCTACTTCATGCTGGTCCTCGGCACGATCGCATCGGCCTTGTTCATCGCTTTCGGAATCGCGTTCCTGCGCATGTGGGGCCTCGCCTTCAACCAGGACGAGAATGCCTTGGGCAGCGCGGTGAGCAGCAAAGATTCGGATATCTACTTCTACCTCGCAGCCGCCGCAGGCTGCAGTTCCCTGCTGGTCCTGTTTGTGGGTGCAGTCTGGCCATCCCGCAGGAACCGAGCGGCGGCGTCCCGCCCCGTGGCTCGGCCAGCGGCCCGATCTGCGCAGCGGCCTTCTTCCCGTCCTTCACTGGCGCCTGCCAGGGCCGCCCAGCGGCCGGCGGCCCGTCCGGCGTCAGGGGCGGTGAAGCGAGCTGTCCAGCGGAAACCAACACCCACACCGGCTACGCCCGCAAAGCGTCCGACGTCGGGGTCCTCTGCTCAGGGATCGCCAGTTCAGCGCAAGCCCGCTCCCAGGCGCTGACGATCTTCGGGCAACGCCGGGGCTGCAGCTTTGGCGCGCCGCTGCAGGACCGCCGTCGCCACGCCGCCCAATAGGAGGAGACCGCCAGCCAGTTCCGCCGTCGTCGGGATCTCTGAGATCAGCAACCAGGCCGCGGTCATTCCCACCACCGGAACCAACAAAGTAAACGGCACCACGGCTGAACTCGGGTAGAGGCTCAGCAGGCGATTCCAGATGCCGTAACCCACCAGTGAAGCGAACACCGCGGTGTAGAGGGCGCTCAGAATCGTGGCCGGTTGCAGATTGGTGAGGGTCCCGACGACGGCGGCAGGCCCGTCCACCATCAAAGACAAGGCTGCGAGCGGCAGCGGGACCACAGCCCCGGACCAGACCACCAGGCCCAGACCCGAAGCGGCCTTGGCTTTGCGTGCGATGATGTTTCCCGCAGCCCAGGACAGTGCCGCTGCGAGCACGATCATGAGCGGCACCACGGGCGCCACCAGGCTGCGTCCCACCGCGACCAGGGCAAGCCCCGCGACACCCAGTACCACACCTGTCAGTTGGCGTTTGCTGGGACGTTCTCCGAGGAACCGGGCGGCCAACAGCACCGTCAGGAGCACTTGGGCTTGCAGCACCAAAGAGGCGAGCCCGGCGGGCATGCCGAGGGCCATGCCCAGGTAAAGCAGGCCGAACTGCCCAGCGCTCATGAACAGTCCGACGCCGATGATCGCCTTCCAGCTGACATCCGGTTTGCGGACAAAGAAGATGCAAGGGAACACCACCAGCACGAAGCGCATCGCCACGAACAACAACGGAGGCACATTTGCCGCGCCACCGCTCCCGTTGCTGCCATTCCCGCTTGCGGGGTGCAGGCCAAAGTCGATCGCGACAAAATTCAGGCCCCAAAGGACGGCGACAAGGACGGCAAGTGCTGAGTGGCGGATGTTCACGATTCAACTCTGACAGTGATGCGGATGAAGCACCAGCGTTGAATTCTTCATCGAATCATGTACGTTTGCTTCATGATTGAGATTGCGGCCTTACGGGCCCTCGTAGCGGTGGAGCAGCAAGGCTCGGTGGTGGCTGCCTCGGAGGCGATGGGGTTCAGCCCTTCGGCGGTGTCCCAGCAGATCAAGAAGCTGGAGAAGCAGAGCGGCGTCACCGTCCTGGAGCGCCATGGCCGGGGCGTACTACTGACAGACCGCGGCATGGCGTTGGCCGAGTACGGACGCCGCATCCTGGGCGAATTGGAGGAGCTCCAGGCCACCTTGCTCGCCGACCCCTCGAAGCCAAGCGGCGTGCTGCGGCTCGTGGCGTTCTCCACGGCCTGCCGGGGACTGGTAGGGCCGATGCTGGGGAAACTCGGCACAGCCGGGGGTTCCTCTGCCGGTACTGCTCGCAGTTCCGGGCTTGAGGTCCGGGTGGTGGCCGAAGACCCGCGCGAGGCCGTCCAACGGGTCGCAAGCGGTGAAGCCGATCTCGGCGTGGTGCACAACTGGAACTCGGTACCCTTGGTCATTCCGGAAAACATGGTGCACGAGGACCTCTGCCTGGACACGGCCGACGTCCTGCTCAACTCTGCGCACCCGCTGGCCGACAGGACCGCCGTCGAGCCTTCCGATCTGGCGGACGAACGCTGGATCAGCACCCCCGCCGGCGCCATCTGCAACGAGGCATTGCTGGCGATCCTCGCGGGCCTCGGACGCGTGCCGGACATCCGCGTCTACGATCCCGACTTTTCCACGCATATAGCTATGGTCCAGCAGGGCGTCGCGGTGGCTTTGGTGCCCAGGCTTGGCAGGCCGGAACTTCCCCCCGGGTGGTAGCTGTCCCCGTGGTCAATCCGGTGCAGCAACGCCAAGTGGGAATCGTATACCGGAAGACCATGACGGCAAGCCCCAGCATCCGCCATGTTGTCCGCCTGCTGCAGGACGTGGCCGCGGGACTCGACGTGGGACTCAACGCGGGCTAGCGGCGCGGGCAAGCGGCGCGGGTCGCGCGAACTGGCAGCAGATGCCCCCTGGCGGCCTTGCAAGGGGCAGGAGCTGCCAGTTCGCGCCCCGAGGTTACTTCTTTGGACGCGGAACGGCGAAGTGGGTCAGGCGAGCATCCTGCCCATCGAGTTCGGCCCACGACTTCTCCAGCTCCATCACGGTCATGGCACTGGTGGGGTAACGGGTAGCGGCATCCATGTAGGCGTCATGGTCCGAGTCGCGGGAAGCCAGGTGCATGGCGAGGTCCTGCACTCCGGGCATGTGCGAGAAGATCATCAAGGTCGTGACGGTTTCCGGCACGTGGTTGATGACCGCCAACATGCGCAACGCGGAGGCGGCATACAGACCGTCCTCGAGTTTCGGCGTCGGCGCCTTGTCCCCCAGTTCGCTGCACACCCACGTGCAGGTCTGACGGGTCCGGAGGGCAGACGAGCAGAGGATGAAGTCCGGAATCACATGGTGCTTCAGGAGCCATTTCCCGGCTAGCGGCGCTTCCCGGTGGCCACGCTCGGCGAGGGGCCGCTCATGGTCCGGCACCCCGAGAGGCCAGTCCGATTTCGCATGCCGCATGATCACCAGACGCTTGATGTGATGCTCGCTCATCCCCCCACCCTACTATCCCAACTAGCTCACATTACTTGTCGTTTTGGGGCCTCGTAACGACAACAACTGCGAGCTAGTTGGGTGGGCCAAGAGCTTAGATTGAGTATTCCGGAGCGGCCCAGACGATGACCTCAGGGTGCTCGTAGAAACGGTATCCCTGACCGCGGACGGTGCGGACGGTGTTCGCGAGGCGGCCGAGCTTGGAGCGGAGACGCCGGATGTGCACGTCGATGGTGCGCTCGTTGGGAACCTCTTCGGCATTGCGCCACAAGCCCTCGAGGAGTTCATCGCGGCCGACGGTGCGGGTGCCGTTTTCAACGAGGTAGTTGAGCAGCTCGAATTCCTTGAACGTGAGGTTCAGGGATTCGCCATCGAGGTGCACTTCACGGCGGGCGAGGTCAATCAAGACGCCGGACGGGCGGGCTTCCTGGGCAGGCTGCGGGCGGAGCGCCTCAGAGCGCTGGCGATTGCCAACGGTGGGGTCACCGAAAGTCGAGCGGACGACGTCGAGCGCGGAACCGGGCGCACTGGACGGGGCTACCGCGACGGCGGCATAACTCTCGGCGCCGGAGACGAGGGACTGCGCGTAAGCGCGGATTTCCTGGGCGAGCTTGGCGATGGACGTTCCGGCAGCCGCCGCGGTGTCCTCGTCGATGCCCATGTAGAGCACGAAGCCACGGGCCACGTTGTCATTGGCAACAGGGCGGATGGAGCGGTCTGCGGGGGCCAGAACAGGCGTGGGCGCAGTCATCGGCGCGGCCTCGTTGGCAGGAACGGCCCGGAGCTGGCCGTAGGAGTTGGGGTTGTAGCCC is part of the Arthrobacter methylotrophus genome and harbors:
- a CDS encoding YhgE/Pip domain-containing protein encodes the protein MTVLRLARSELKRMTGGLLPKLTILALTMVPLLYGAVYLYANWDPYGNLNQIDAALVVEDAGAQPASGPELQAGQKVADSLVESHVFNWQRVTTTAEADAGVESGKYAFALKIPKDFSANLVSPGSFDAANQAMLNVTTNDANNYLLSTIVDKLTTAVHSTVAKEVGEETANQLLTGFGTIHASIVKASDGAAQLADGVGKLSDGAATLHDGTSQLSSGASGLLAGQSRLRDGANQLNDGAGQLSTGLTELKNKTASLPADSQKLADGAAQVAAGNAQLNAKVQDVVGQLSAFDAGARDRVVASNGRLVSAGVITQDQANKILADFDTAAASSQVTDAKAKISADAAQIQQLSDGSAAVSAGAAKLAGATPALTGAIGQASAGADQLSSGAAALAAGEQSAVNGTASLADGAAKLDDGAAQLASGAATAADGSRTLASELAKGAGKVPNPNDAQKSEVSKVIADPVAVNNVSQAKAGSYGAGLAPFFLTLSLWIGVFMLVQAMRPITQRALASNAPSWKIAVGGWLPFFVVSVLQASILTLVVDLGLGLNAAHPVWMWLFMLAAVMAFTALIQGIVALLGTPGKFVVLILLVLQLVSSGGTFPWQTTPMPLHVVHEIMPMGYVVTGMRHLIYGGELSMIWPIVLGLCGYTVLGAALSTLAVRKHKFWTLKTLKPEIAV
- a CDS encoding SixA phosphatase family protein, which translates into the protein MSEHHIKRLVIMRHAKSDWPLGVPDHERPLAERGHREAPLAGKWLLKHHVIPDFILCSSALRTRQTCTWVCSELGDKAPTPKLEDGLYAASALRMLAVINHVPETVTTLMIFSHMPGVQDLAMHLASRDSDHDAYMDAATRYPTSAMTVMELEKSWAELDGQDARLTHFAVPRPKK
- a CDS encoding winged helix-turn-helix domain-containing protein, yielding MSVASGYVHISVRNANKAASNAGLRPGFGNRPAYAQPAPQGGSQAPGYVPQGYNPNSYGQLRAVPANEAAPMTAPTPVLAPADRSIRPVANDNVARGFVLYMGIDEDTAAAAGTSIAKLAQEIRAYAQSLVSGAESYAAVAVAPSSAPGSALDVVRSTFGDPTVGNRQRSEALRPQPAQEARPSGVLIDLARREVHLDGESLNLTFKEFELLNYLVENGTRTVGRDELLEGLWRNAEEVPNERTIDVHIRRLRSKLGRLANTVRTVRGQGYRFYEHPEVIVWAAPEYSI
- a CDS encoding TetR/AcrR family transcriptional regulator, yielding MQEPATQAIEGPDGPGPETPEKKLRPARTNASKQRLFDASMELIGERGAAGVTVDEIAAAAGVSKGTVYYNFGSKADLIAQLLRHGVDIMLGRLQTIEGLHADPLEAMEAMLGQAMDFMDDYPSFARLWISENWRTPSEWGSLFVELRSELLAVIGAAIEKVASEYTVDTGIARGSLEAAMFGAIFVVGLDRQTYNPERTREQSVAAIMTMMRGYVLR
- a CDS encoding EamA family transporter — its product is MNIRHSALAVLVAVLWGLNFVAIDFGLHPASGNGSNGSGGAANVPPLLFVAMRFVLVVFPCIFFVRKPDVSWKAIIGVGLFMSAGQFGLLYLGMALGMPAGLASLVLQAQVLLTVLLAARFLGERPSKRQLTGVVLGVAGLALVAVGRSLVAPVVPLMIVLAAALSWAAGNIIARKAKAASGLGLVVWSGAVVPLPLAALSLMVDGPAAVVGTLTNLQPATILSALYTAVFASLVGYGIWNRLLSLYPSSAVVPFTLLVPVVGMTAAWLLISEIPTTAELAGGLLLLGGVATAVLQRRAKAAAPALPEDRQRLGAGLR